From the genome of Arthrobacter sp. ERGS1:01:
AGTAGACCACGCTGGCGATGCGGGGCGCTCGTGCGCCAAGAATTGAACACGTTCAAAAACAGTGCTTTACTCGTAAGTGAACACGTTCAAAAGAGGGGATTGGCCATGGGTAACGGCAAGAGCGCCACAACGAGGGCCCTGGTGCTGGACACCGCCCTGGGCATGTTCCGCACCAAGGGCTTCGCGAAGACCACCATGCGGGGAATTGCCACCGAGGCCGGGGTCTCGCTGGGCAGCGCCTACTACTACTTTGCGTCCAAGGATGAGCTGGTGCTTGAGCTCTACCGGGAATCCGTGGCCGAACAGCATGCCCTGGCCAGCAAGGCGTTGGCCGGAACCACGGGCTTGGCCGCGAGGCTCAAGGCGGCACTCCACGCCGGCGTGGACGCGCTCACCCCGTACCACCAGTTCGGCGGGGCCCTCATTTCCAGTGCCCTCCCGCCGCAATCGGCCGTCAACCCCTTTGGTGAGGCATCGAGCCAGGCCCGGGAGGATGCCGTCGGCATCTTTGCCGAAGTGGTCGAAGGCGCCAAGGTTCCACCCTTCCTGCGCGCCCAGCTCCCCGAATTGCTGTGGCTGGCCTACATGGGCGTGGTCCTGTTCTGGGTCTATGACCGCTCAGAGAATCAGCGCCGCACCCGCACGCTGATCGACGGCGCCGCCCCACTGCTGGCGAAGCTCGTCTCCTTCTCCCGCCTGCCCGTGGTGCGGCCCATGGTCGAGGAAGCGCTGGCGCTCAAGGCCAAGGTGCAGGCATGAGAACCGCCGTCCTGGCCGGCGCCTCCGGATTCATTGGCAGCTATTTCCGCACCCAACTGGCCGACGCCGGTTGGCAGGTCCGCACGATCGGGCGCACTGGCGATGCCGTCTGGGGTGACACTGCAGCGATAACGGCACTCCTGGAGAATGTGGAATTGCTGATCAATCTGGCCGGAAAGTCCGTCTCCTGCCGATACACGGCGGCCAACAAGGCGGAGATCCTGCGCTCGCGGGTGAAGACCACGGCAGAGCTGGGCCACGCAGTGGCCGCCTGTACCAACCCGCCGCGCGACTGGTTCAACGCGAGCACCGGCACCATCTACCGTGACGCGCGGGACCGCCCCCAAACCGAGGACGACGGCGAGCTCGGCCAGGGCTTCTCCGTGGACGTGGCGCGGGGCTGGGAGGCGGCACTGGCGGCCGCCCCCACGCCCAAAACACGGAAGATCCCGCTCCGCATCACCATCGTCATGGGGCCGGCCGGCGGCGTCATGACCCCGTTCAACAATCTGGCGCGAAGTGGGCTGGGCGGACCCATGGGGGACGGCGGCCAAAAGTTCAGCTGGATCCACGTGGAGGACCTGTTCCGGGCCGTCATGTTCCTCCATGAAAACCCCCGGATCACCGGCCCCGTCAATATCGGCTCGCCGAATGTGGTGGACAACCGGGAGCTCATGGCAGGAGTCCGCCGCACCGTGCGCAGGCCGTGGGGTCTACCGACGCCGGCATGGCTGCTGAAACTCGGCGCCGTGCTGATCCGGACGGAAACGGAACTCGTCCTGAAAAGCCGCTGGGTGCAGCCGAAGAAGCTGCAGGACGCCGGATTCACCTGGCAATACCCGATGCTGGCCGACGCCCTTGCGGACATCGCGTCCAGAGGTCGCTAGGAGCGGGACGCCGCTGCGAGGAAGAATCCATCCTCCGGAGCCCCATGGGTCCCTCCCGGAGGGTTGGGGCGGGGAAACCCCGTTGAGGGGCCAGATAATCCTGAGCGATGGTTGAGGATTATCTGGGCCCTCAACGGCGGGCGGGTGCCGGGGCCTCGACAGGCTCGACCACCGGAGGCCCCAGGCTCGACCACCGAGGCCCCAGGTTCGACCACAGGAGGATTACCCGCCGATGGAGGACCGGTGGAAGTCGGTGTGCCAAACATCCACCACGGCGCCGGCGGCATCGGTGGCCAGGTATTCGGGCCAGCGGTCGAAGGCCGAACAGGGATGCGAGATGCCCATTTCCACAATGTCCGTCACGGCCACGCCCGAGGCGCCCAACAGGACCGCGTGGTGGTCGAAGAGTTTGTGCACGGTGGCCGTTGCATCCGCCTTCGCAGTGCCATTGGCTGAGTACACTGCCAGCACGGGCGGCAGGCCGGCGTCGTACGGCAGGTCACGCTTGCCGGCACCCACCACAACTAGCCCGTCCTCGGGGGTCGAGACCACCAGGGCGCGGACGGTCAGGGCCGGAATGAGCCCGGGAATGGGGCTGACACCCGCGTAGGTGCCGTGGTCGTGCGTCGCGTAGCAGCCCGAGCGCAGCAGGTTGACCGTGCCGGGAACCGTGGTGGGCAGGAACTCGACCACCCGGTCCGGGAACGCCGATCCGCCCATGGAAAAGATCGGCGCCGACGTTTCGAACAGATCTGCCAGGTCAACGAAGATATCGCGCGTCAGTGCGCAGTGCCGGTCGACGGCGTCCACGTTGACGGCGTCGCGCGAGTTCGCCACCACGCCCTCGTAACCGGCAACGCCCACCAGTCGCAGCCCGGGCGCCGTAACGATCAATGCCGCGATTTCGCGGGCCTCCGCAGCGGAACGGACGCCGGTCCGTCCGGCCAGGGTGCCGACGTCGATGAGCATCTCCAGGGCCCGGCCGGCACCGGCAAAAACGGAAGCGGCCAGCGCGACGCCGGCTGCCGAGTCGGCGAGGATCCGCACGGTCAGCGAGGGGTCGGCGTCGAGCCACGCCTTGATCCGGCCAAGGCCGAACCCGTCCACCACCTGGTTGGCGACCAGGATGTCCCGCCGGCCCCAGCCAATGACCGTGCCCACCTGGTCCACGGTCGCGACGGTCACGCCCACGGCCCCGGCGGCCATTTGGCGTTCGATGATGGGCGCGGACATGGTGGTCTTCACATGCGGTGCGAGCACCACGTTCCGGTCCCGGCACCAGTCGGCCATGACCTCGATGTTGTGGTCAAGGGCGGCGATATTCAGTCGCAGCTGCGGGAAGGCGGATTCGTTCACTTTTTGCTCCTAGGTGGCGCCGCGCCGGGCAGGGTGGCGTTGATTTGGGGATGTGGAAAGTTTATCGGTGCGCGGGACCAACTACTTCGATATGCTCGATTGAGGGTGTTTGGCATCTATAACAAGCACGCTCACGCATCGAACCCACCCCAGCCCGGATAGGAACCCCGCATGACCGCCCCCACGGTATCGCTGACCACCTGCACCATCGATTTGGCGGGGCTCGGCCCGGATTCGCCGCTGCCGTCCGTTCAGCCGTTGCTGGAGCCGCCCTATACCGTGGCCGGCGGCGTCCCGGAGGAAATTGCAGCAGGAGCCCGGTGGGGCAAGGCGAAGAACATCTACCCGTATCCCCTGCAGGAAAGCTACGGCCGGGAGGTCGCGGCGACGGAACTGACCGGCGTCGTACTGGAGAACGGCCACGTCAAGGCGCTCTTCCTGCCGCAGTTGGGCGGGCGGCTCTGGTCCCTGACCGACAAGGCCAGCGGCAAGGAGCTCCTGCACACCCAGGACCGCATCCAGTTCGCC
Proteins encoded in this window:
- a CDS encoding TetR/AcrR family transcriptional regulator, with product MGNGKSATTRALVLDTALGMFRTKGFAKTTMRGIATEAGVSLGSAYYYFASKDELVLELYRESVAEQHALASKALAGTTGLAARLKAALHAGVDALTPYHQFGGALISSALPPQSAVNPFGEASSQAREDAVGIFAEVVEGAKVPPFLRAQLPELLWLAYMGVVLFWVYDRSENQRRTRTLIDGAAPLLAKLVSFSRLPVVRPMVEEALALKAKVQA
- a CDS encoding TIGR01777 family oxidoreductase — protein: MRTAVLAGASGFIGSYFRTQLADAGWQVRTIGRTGDAVWGDTAAITALLENVELLINLAGKSVSCRYTAANKAEILRSRVKTTAELGHAVAACTNPPRDWFNASTGTIYRDARDRPQTEDDGELGQGFSVDVARGWEAALAAAPTPKTRKIPLRITIVMGPAGGVMTPFNNLARSGLGGPMGDGGQKFSWIHVEDLFRAVMFLHENPRITGPVNIGSPNVVDNRELMAGVRRTVRRPWGLPTPAWLLKLGAVLIRTETELVLKSRWVQPKKLQDAGFTWQYPMLADALADIASRGR
- a CDS encoding alanine racemase, which codes for MNESAFPQLRLNIAALDHNIEVMADWCRDRNVVLAPHVKTTMSAPIIERQMAAGAVGVTVATVDQVGTVIGWGRRDILVANQVVDGFGLGRIKAWLDADPSLTVRILADSAAGVALAASVFAGAGRALEMLIDVGTLAGRTGVRSAAEAREIAALIVTAPGLRLVGVAGYEGVVANSRDAVNVDAVDRHCALTRDIFVDLADLFETSAPIFSMGGSAFPDRVVEFLPTTVPGTVNLLRSGCYATHDHGTYAGVSPIPGLIPALTVRALVVSTPEDGLVVVGAGKRDLPYDAGLPPVLAVYSANGTAKADATATVHKLFDHHAVLLGASGVAVTDIVEMGISHPCSAFDRWPEYLATDAAGAVVDVWHTDFHRSSIGG